One window of Mus caroli chromosome 11, CAROLI_EIJ_v1.1, whole genome shotgun sequence genomic DNA carries:
- the Smarcd2 gene encoding SWI/SNF-related matrix-associated actin-dependent regulator of chromatin subfamily D member 2 yields MSGRGAGGFPLPPLSPGGGAVAAALGAPPPPAGPGMLSNPALRGPGPSGGMGVPGAAAFRPMGPAGPAAQYQRPGMSPGSRMPMAGLQVGPPAGSPFGTAAPLRPGMPPTMMDPFRKRLLVPQAQPPMPAQRRGLKRRKMADKVLPQRIRELVPESQAYMDLLAFERKLDQTIARKRMEIQEAIKKPLTQKRKLRIYISNTFSPSKADGDNAGTAGTPGGTPAADKVASWELRVEGKLLDDPSKQKRKFSSFFKSLVIELDKELYGPDNHLVEWHRMPTTQETDGFQVKRPGDLNVKCTLLLMLDHQPPQYKLDPRLARLLGVHTQTRAAIMQALWLYIKHNQLQDGHEREYINCNRYFRQIFSCGRLRFSEIPMKLAGLLQHPDPIVINHVISVDPNDQKKTACYDIDVEVDDPLKAQMSNFLASTTNQQEIASLDVKIHETIESINQLKTQRDFMLSFSTEPQDFIQEWLRSQRRDLKIITDVIGNPEEERRAAFYHQPWAQEAVGRHIFAKVQQRRQELEQVLGIRLT; encoded by the exons ATGTCGGGCCGTGGCGCGGGCGGGTTCCCGCTGCCTCCGCTGAGCCCCGGCGGCGGCGCCGTTGCCGCGGCCCTTGGTGCGCCGCCTCCGCCTGCGGGACCCGGAATGCTGTCCAACCCGGCGCTCAGGGGCCCGGGGCCTTCTGGAGGCATGGGGGTACCGGGGGCCGCCGCCTTCCGCCCCATGGGCCCCGCTGGCCCCGCGGCGCAGTACCAG CGTCCTGGCATGTCACCAGGAAGCAGGATGCCCATGGCTGGCTTGCAGGTGGGACCTCCCGCCGGTTCCCCATTTGGCACAGCTGCTCCACTCCGACCTGGCATGCCACCTACCATGATGGATCCATTCCGAAAACGCCTGCTTGTGCCTCAGGCCCAGCCCCCAATGCCTGCCCAGCGCCGAGG GCTAAAGAGGAGAAAGATGGCAGATAAGGTTCTACCTCAGCGA ATCCGGGAGCTTGTCCCAGAGTCTCAGGCATACATGGATCTTTTAGCTTTCGAGAGGAAGCTGGACCAGACCATCGCTCGCAAGCGGATGGAGATTCAAGAGGCCATCAAGAAGCCTCTGACG cAAAAGCGAAAACTTCGGATCTATATTTCCAATACATTCAGCCCCAGTAAGGCGGATGGAGATAATGCCGGAACTGCGGGGACCCCTGGGGGAACCCCGGCAGCAGACAAGGTGGCCTCCTGGGAGCTTCGAGTGGAGGGGAAACTGCTGGATGAT CCTAGCAAACAGAAGAGGAAGTTCTCATCATTCTTTAAGAGCCTTGTGATTGAGTTGGACAAGGAACTGTATGGGCCGGACAATCATCTGGTGGAG TGGCATCGGATGCCCACCACGCAGGAAACAGATGGCTTTCAGGTGAAAAGGCCAGGAGATCTTAATGTCAAGTGCACTCTTCTGCTCATGCTGGATCATCAG CCTCCTCAGTATAAACTGGACCCCCGCCTGGCGAGGTTGCTGGGAGTGCACACACAGACCAGGGCGGCAATCATGCAGGCACTGTGGCTTTACATCAAACACAACCAGCTGCAGGATGGCCATGAGCGCGAGTACATCAACTGCAATCGTTACTTCCGCCAG ATCTTCAGTTGTGGCCGACTCCGTTTCTCCGAGATTCCCATGAAGCTGGCTGGATTGCTGCAGCATCCAGACCCCATTGTTATTAATCATGTCATTAG TGTGGATCCTAATGaccaaaagaagacagcctgCTATGACATTGATGTAGAAGTTGATGACCCACTGAAGGCCCAGATGAGCAACTTCCTGGCCTCTACCACCAACCAGCAGGAGATTGCCTCTCTTGATGTCAAG ATCCATGAGACCATTGAGTCCATCAACCAGCTAAAGACCCAGAGGGATTTCATGCTCAGCTTTAGCACCGAGCCTCAGGACTTCATCCAGGAGTGGCTCCGTTCCCAACGCCGAGACCTCAAG ATCATCACAGATGTGATTGGAAACCCTGAGGAGGAGAGACGAGCTGCTTTCTACCACCAGCCCTGGGCTCAGGAAGCAGTGGGGAGGCACATCTTTGCCAAG GTGCAGCAGCGAAGGCAGGAACTGGAACAGGTGCTGGGAATTCGCCTGACCTAA